In the genome of Sinorhizobium chiapasense, the window TCCGCCTCAAGGCGTTTGATCACCGGATCCTCGATGCCTCCACGCGCGAAATCGTGTCGACGGCCAAGCGCACCGGTGCGAGTGTGCGCGGGCCCGTGCCGCTTCCGACCCGGATTGAAAAATTCACGGTCAACCGGTCGCCGCACGTCGACAAGAAGAGCCGCGAACAGTTCGAGATGCGCACGCACAAGCGCCTTCTCGATATCGTTGATCCGACCCCTCAGACGGTTGATGCGCTGATGAAGCTCGATCTGGCCGCTGGCGTCGACGTCGAGATCAAGCTCTAAGGTCCGGCGCAAGCCGAAATAACAAGGAAGGTACGTGGAGTTTTCCAACGGCTTCCAGGAACAGGAAACCGGAAGGTGCAAGGCACCGGACGGGAACCCTAAACAAGAGGCGTGAACCGATGCGTTCAGGTGTGATTGCACAGAAGGTGGGAATGACCCGCGTCTACAACGACGCCGGCGAGCATATCCCGGTAACAGTATTGCGGCTGGAGAACTGCCAGGTAGTGGCCCACCGCACGGAAGAGAAGAACGGCTATACCGCAGTTCAGCTGGGTGCCGGCCGTTCCAAGGTCAAGAATACGCCGAAGGCCATGCGCGGCCATTTTGCCGCTGCAAACGTCGAGCCGAAGGCGAAGCTCGTCGAGTTCCGCGTTTCCGCGGACAACATGATCGACGTTGGCTCCGAGCTGACGGCCAGCCACTTCGTCGCAGGCCAGCTCGTCGACGTCACCGGTACGACGATCGGTAAGGGCTTTGCCGGCGCTATCAAGCGCCACAACTTCGGCGGTCTGCGCGCCACTCACGGCGTTTCCGTATCGCACCGCTCGCATGGTTCTACCGGTTCCAACCAGGATCCGGGCCGTGTTTGGAAGGGCAAGCGCATGGCCGGCCACATGGGCCAGACCCGCGTTACCACCCAGAACCTGGAAGTCGTATCGACGGACGAAGACCGCGGCCTGATCCTGGTCAAGGGTGCAGTCCCCGGCTCCAAGGGGGCCTGGATCGTCGTTCGCGACGCAATCAAGTCCGGCACCCCGGAAGGCGCTCCGCGCCCGGCCGGCGTGCGCGCCGAAGCATCGAAGTAAGGGAGCCGAATAATGGATCTCACCGTCAAAACCCTCGAGGGCAAGGACGCGGGAAAGGTTTCCCTTTCTGACGCCATTTTCGGCCTCGAACCCCGTGAAGACATCATCGCCCGCGTCGTTCGCTGGCAGCTCGCCAAGAAGCAGCAGGGCACGCACAAGGCCAAGGGACGCGCAGAAGTTTCGCGCACCGGCGCCAAGATGTACAAGCAGAAGGGTACGGGCCGCGCCCGCCACCACTCCGCTCGTGCTCCGCAGTTCCGCGGCGGTGGCAAGGCTCATGGCCCGGTTGTCCGCAGCCACGCTCACGACCTTCCAAAGAAGGTCCGCGCGCTCGGCCTGCGCCATGCGCTCTCGGCCAAGCTGAAGGCAGAAGAGATCATCGTCATTGACGATCTCGTTGCCAAGGAAGCAAAGACGAAGGCTCTCGCCGGCGTGTTCGCGTCGCTCGGCCTCACCAACGCTCTGATCATCGGCGGTGCCGAGATCGAGAGCAACTTCAAGCTCGCAGCCCAGAACATCCCGAACGTGGACGTTCTGCCGGTTCAGGGCATCAACGTTTACGACATTCTGCGCCGTGGCAAGCTCGTACTTTCCAAGGCTGCCGTACAAGCTCTGGAGGAGCGGTTCAAATGACGGATCTTCGCCACTATGACGTGATCGTGTCTCCCTCGATCACCGAAAAGTCGACGCTGGTTTCCGAACAGAACCAGGTCGTCTTCAACGTCGCCAAGGGCGCTTCGAAGCCTGAGATCAAGGCTGCTGTCGAAGCTCTGTTCGGCGTCAAGGTCACGGCCGTGAACACGCTCCTCCGCAAGGGTAAGCTGAAGCGTTTCCGCGGTTTTGCCGGGAAGCAGAAGGACGTGAAGAAGGCGATCGTCACGCTCGCCGAGGGTCAGTCCATCGACGTCTCCACCGGTCTCTAACGGATAGGCCCATTAGGGTAAAAACCCAAAAGGGAACAAGAAAATGGCATTGAAAAGTTTCAATCCGACGACCCCGAGCCAGCGTCAGCTGGTCATCGTAGACCGGTCCGGCCTCTACAAGGGCAAGCCGGTCAAGGCGTTGACCGAGGGCCTGTCCTCCAAGGGCGGTCGCAACAACCTGGGCCGCATCACCGTCCGCTTCCAGGGCGGCGGTCACAAGCGGTCCTA includes:
- the rpsJ gene encoding 30S ribosomal protein S10, with protein sequence MNGQNIRIRLKAFDHRILDASTREIVSTAKRTGASVRGPVPLPTRIEKFTVNRSPHVDKKSREQFEMRTHKRLLDIVDPTPQTVDALMKLDLAAGVDVEIKL
- the rplC gene encoding 50S ribosomal protein L3, which produces MRSGVIAQKVGMTRVYNDAGEHIPVTVLRLENCQVVAHRTEEKNGYTAVQLGAGRSKVKNTPKAMRGHFAAANVEPKAKLVEFRVSADNMIDVGSELTASHFVAGQLVDVTGTTIGKGFAGAIKRHNFGGLRATHGVSVSHRSHGSTGSNQDPGRVWKGKRMAGHMGQTRVTTQNLEVVSTDEDRGLILVKGAVPGSKGAWIVVRDAIKSGTPEGAPRPAGVRAEASK
- the rplD gene encoding 50S ribosomal protein L4 translates to MDLTVKTLEGKDAGKVSLSDAIFGLEPREDIIARVVRWQLAKKQQGTHKAKGRAEVSRTGAKMYKQKGTGRARHHSARAPQFRGGGKAHGPVVRSHAHDLPKKVRALGLRHALSAKLKAEEIIVIDDLVAKEAKTKALAGVFASLGLTNALIIGGAEIESNFKLAAQNIPNVDVLPVQGINVYDILRRGKLVLSKAAVQALEERFK
- a CDS encoding 50S ribosomal protein L23 gives rise to the protein MTDLRHYDVIVSPSITEKSTLVSEQNQVVFNVAKGASKPEIKAAVEALFGVKVTAVNTLLRKGKLKRFRGFAGKQKDVKKAIVTLAEGQSIDVSTGL